A region of Periplaneta americana isolate PAMFEO1 chromosome 16, P.americana_PAMFEO1_priV1, whole genome shotgun sequence DNA encodes the following proteins:
- the LOC138716393 gene encoding glycine-rich protein-like produces MKTLACVLIFVVVVVFAEEQSAKKDKRGLLGLGYSSGLEYFGPVLKAPAVSYAKVSLGPGSGYGYGPYGYGYDHSLGYGAYGLGYGHGLGYGVGYKTVHYAPTYSYYGGLNGYYGHGYGHYGYY; encoded by the exons GCCTGTGTCCTCATCTTTGTCGTCGTGGTTGTTTTCGCTGAAGAACAATCAGCAAAGAAAGACAAACGAGGGTTGTTGGGGCTTGGTTACAGCTCAGGTCTCGAATACTTCGGGCCCGTACTTAAGGCGCCTGCCGTGTCATATGCAAAG GTATCACTTGGTCCTGGTTCGGGATATGGATACGGTCCCTACGGCTATGGCTACGACCACAGTCTTGGCTACGGGGCCTACGGCCTTGGATACGGACATGGACTGGGATACGGCGTAGGTTACAAGACTGTACATTATGCTCCCACATACTCCTACTACGGAGGTCTGAACGGATACTACGGCCATGGATACGGCCATTACGGTTACTACTAA
- the LOC138691093 gene encoding uncharacterized protein: protein MKILVCLFVFVIVVFAEEQSAKKDKRGLVAHGYRYGSGGLKRFGSARGGGSSGGIEYFGGANDGGSSGGIEYFGGANDGGSSGGIEYFGGANDGGSSGGIEYFGGANGGGSSGGIEYFGGANDGGSSGGIEYFGGANDGGSSGGIEYFGGANDGGSSGGIEYFGGANDGGSSGGIEYFGGANDGGRSGAHKKLAVSYAKVSLGHGLGYGHGHHGYGHGVGYKTVHYAPSYSY from the exons ATGAAGATTCTG GTTTGTCTCTTCGTTTTCGTCATTGTCGTTTTCGCCGAAGAACAATCAGCAAAGAAGGACAAACGAGGATTGGTGGCGCATGGTTACCGATACGGTTCCGGAGGACTGAAACGCTTCGGGAGTGCACGGGGCGGAGGCAGTTCCGGAGGAATTGAATACTTCGGGGGCGCAAATGACGGAGGCAGCTCCGGTGGAATTGAATACTTTGGGGGCGCAAATGACGGAGGCAGTTCCGGAGGAATTGAATACTTTGGGGGCGCAAATGACGGAGGCAGTTCCGGAGGAATTGAATACTTTGGGGGCGCAAATGGCGGAGGCAGCTCCGGAGGAATTGAATACTTTGGGGGCGCAAATGACGGAGGCAGTTCCGGAGGAATTGAATACTTCGGTGGCGCAAATGACGGAGGCAGTTCCGGAGGAATTGAATACTTCGGGGGCGCAAATGACGGAGGCAGTTCCGGGGGAATTGAATACTTCGGGGGCGCAAATGACGGAGGCAGCTCCGGAGGAATTGAATACTTTGGGGGCGCAAATGACGGAGGCAGGTCCGGCGCACATAAGAAGCTTGCCGTGTCCTACGCAAAG GTATCACTTGGCCATGGTTTGGGATACGGGCACGGTCACCACGGCTATGGACACGGCGTAGGTTACAAGACTGTTCACTACGCTCCCTCATATTCCTACTAA